The Borreliella mayonii genome has a segment encoding these proteins:
- a CDS encoding Cof-type HAD-IIB family hydrolase, with protein MKNIKAVASDLDGTLLLSKSYIGAFTELVIKKLTKEKKKFIIATGRSKNEIIQITKKIDQLQVSFFITLNGAKVYNQEWKLIKSHNLSAEVVKKILNLRDEKFGHIPHFLHKADQHDDQLNIDIKTKIAIDQCQKLQKESNIFRHEIVSPINKIQEIKDFSELENFENVAKIILAGREENLIEYEAMILEKYKGEINAYLSTPNSLEIVDHKVSKGNALKEVLKTINIDLSETIAFGDGFNDTDMLENVKKGLLMGNANYRLKAMLPYLEVIGTNDEEAVAHYINENVLEEPIKEE; from the coding sequence ATGAAAAATATTAAAGCAGTTGCCTCTGATCTTGATGGTACTCTTTTGCTATCAAAAAGCTATATTGGAGCCTTTACAGAACTTGTAATTAAAAAATTAACAAAAGAAAAAAAGAAATTCATAATAGCAACAGGAAGAAGCAAGAATGAAATCATTCAAATTACAAAAAAAATAGATCAACTGCAAGTTTCCTTTTTCATTACATTAAACGGAGCAAAAGTTTACAACCAAGAATGGAAATTAATAAAAAGTCATAATTTATCTGCTGAAGTGGTAAAGAAAATTTTAAATTTAAGAGACGAGAAGTTTGGTCATATACCTCATTTTTTACATAAAGCAGATCAACACGACGACCAATTAAATATTGACATCAAGACTAAAATTGCAATTGATCAATGCCAAAAATTGCAAAAAGAATCCAATATTTTCAGACATGAAATAGTCAGTCCAATCAATAAAATTCAGGAAATTAAAGACTTTAGCGAACTTGAAAATTTTGAAAATGTTGCAAAAATAATACTAGCTGGCAGAGAAGAAAACCTAATAGAATATGAAGCAATGATTTTGGAGAAATACAAAGGAGAAATAAATGCATACCTTTCTACTCCAAATTCACTAGAAATTGTAGATCATAAAGTCTCCAAAGGAAATGCTTTAAAAGAAGTTCTTAAAACTATCAATATTGATTTAAGCGAAACCATAGCTTTTGGCGATGGATTTAATGATACTGATATGCTAGAAAATGTAAAAAAGGGCTTACTAATGGGAAATGCAAATTATAGATTAAAAGCAATGCTTCCTTACTTAGAAGTAATAGGAACAAATGATGAAGAAGCTGTTGCACACTACATTAATGAAAATGTTTTAGAAGAACCTATTAAGGAGGAATAA
- a CDS encoding aminopeptidase produces MEKDLIKYAELIILKGINLQKNQCVLIQGSIENYNFLKIVAKKAYEHGAKYVKLNIKDIDILKSRLKFSQEDSLEFIPNAEKSFLEEMVKDKWARINVDDTENFEDLKESIGQKMSIYQKALNLANKTLSQAIMSNKIAWCVVCAPGPKWASKVLNKKEGSQTLEEFFKIQKKILLLDREDPIKNWESHGERLHKRCKTLNELNLEKVIFKNEKTNLEVYLLETSLWTGGSEKVKGTEIEFNANMPTEEVFTTPNYKKTKGIVYATRPVMVLETLISGIWLKFENGKVVDFGCNGEKQKEILKSHIETDIQAKYIGEVALVDSSSPIYQSNLIFYSTLYDENASCHIALGAAYPSCLSNEEDLKTDADKLTYGCNVSLIHTDLMIGSDDLNVIGVDKNGKEYTIIKAGKFAI; encoded by the coding sequence ATGGAGAAAGATTTAATAAAATATGCAGAGCTTATAATTTTAAAGGGAATTAATTTACAAAAAAATCAATGCGTTTTAATTCAAGGTTCAATCGAGAATTATAATTTTTTGAAAATAGTGGCAAAAAAAGCTTATGAACATGGAGCTAAATATGTCAAGCTAAATATTAAAGACATCGATATTTTAAAATCAAGATTAAAATTCTCACAAGAAGACAGCTTGGAATTTATTCCAAATGCTGAGAAGAGCTTTTTAGAAGAAATGGTTAAAGATAAATGGGCAAGAATAAACGTCGATGATACAGAAAACTTTGAAGACCTAAAAGAAAGCATTGGTCAAAAAATGTCAATTTATCAAAAAGCATTAAATCTGGCAAATAAAACCTTATCACAAGCAATAATGAGCAACAAAATAGCTTGGTGCGTTGTTTGTGCACCAGGTCCAAAATGGGCTTCCAAAGTTTTAAATAAAAAAGAAGGAAGTCAGACTTTAGAAGAATTTTTCAAAATACAAAAGAAAATATTACTACTTGATAGAGAAGATCCAATAAAAAATTGGGAATCCCATGGAGAAAGGCTTCATAAAAGATGTAAAACATTAAATGAACTTAATCTAGAAAAGGTAATTTTTAAAAACGAAAAAACAAACTTGGAAGTATATCTACTTGAAACTTCCCTATGGACAGGTGGAAGCGAAAAAGTCAAAGGAACAGAAATAGAATTTAATGCCAATATGCCAACAGAAGAAGTTTTTACAACTCCAAACTATAAAAAAACAAAAGGCATTGTGTACGCCACCCGCCCTGTCATGGTTCTTGAAACACTAATATCTGGAATATGGCTAAAATTCGAAAATGGAAAAGTCGTTGACTTTGGCTGTAATGGCGAGAAACAAAAAGAAATATTAAAATCCCACATTGAAACCGACATTCAAGCAAAATATATAGGAGAAGTAGCATTAGTTGATAGCAGTTCCCCCATTTACCAAAGCAATCTTATTTTTTACAGCACATTATACGATGAGAATGCAAGTTGCCACATAGCACTGGGAGCCGCATATCCATCTTGTTTAAGCAACGAAGAAGATTTAAAGACTGACGCTGATAAACTAACTTACGGATGTAACGTTTCATTAATACATACAGATTTAATGATTGGAAGCGATGACTTAAATGTCATTGGTGTAGACAAAAATGGCAAAGAATACACAATCATAAAAGCTGGTAAATTCGCAATATAA
- a CDS encoding divergent PAP2 family protein: MIGALLTNDLFLSCLVSGISAQVIKYGIQTVKTRKLRLTPTHLLKKIFLETGGMPSSHSSTVTALSTSIALTEGIDTNFIIALAFALITIRDSFGVRYMSGVQAEYLNALSEKLKKEIKIDTTRIKVVKGHKKKEVLTGIIIGIVSAYIVCYF; the protein is encoded by the coding sequence ATGATAGGGGCATTGCTTACCAATGATCTTTTTTTATCTTGTCTTGTATCAGGAATTTCTGCTCAAGTAATTAAATATGGTATCCAAACCGTAAAAACAAGAAAGTTAAGACTAACTCCAACACATCTTTTAAAAAAAATTTTTCTAGAAACAGGAGGCATGCCAAGCAGTCATTCATCAACAGTAACTGCTCTTTCAACCTCAATTGCACTAACTGAAGGAATAGATACAAATTTTATAATAGCTCTTGCATTTGCCCTTATTACAATAAGAGATTCTTTCGGAGTAAGATATATGTCTGGAGTTCAAGCAGAATATTTAAATGCATTATCAGAGAAATTAAAAAAAGAAATAAAAATTGACACAACAAGAATAAAAGTAGTCAAAGGACACAAAAAAAAAGAGGTTCTAACGGGCATAATAATAGGAATAGTCTCTGCATATATTGTGTGCTATTTCTAG
- a CDS encoding RnfABCDGE type electron transport complex subunit D, which translates to MLELEKVKTIFKKYNKYELNIDEIQIPEYALIPLETENSKSIIYIIEKQKIEENQILSKNSNIELYTYSPISGIVEKIYTANFPDEKKLKSALIKFQGKIKTEKTPIEEGVSREKTLEKLIQLGIPWFNENSLFQFINKCKKIDKMILLTNGKDIFTNTSEALMAEKLEEIFSGFQIIDKIFKFKEIIIISNKDKLKKEFEKLSIFKNRKIKIKSLENAYPYTNHEMIMYFLYNNKNTKDDINPHNNILLANIEDLYNANLVIKNNNPYKEKFIAINGNKKIKSRILKVKIGTSFSQIINEKIDTKKYEIFLNNPANRIKIKTLNIPITRDIYSLTILKKKSIYDKIKALFISSFSPLQMENIIFSFLKNEKINNNSKLKIFNYTDKEVEEEIHKVQKEIKGKILNESLINEVIYTENNLKDIYFAIILSLSPSLIFSFLNNTKFMTDTLLLIFISIVVYMPIMLKINYKCLSFFVYAALMVSIILPLDLEITLKIASLLFTFLVFFYFFRLSAFLANPILISFMFFVLNFPVSFKQTYQEELKNSSSIIPTWNKIIEANPNIKNLKSLNTLTRYENKKIDAIENFINKNIFSVFNIIVTRFHIESLLGVNNEKKLSPILLYFGLLLIVGKYIINKLIPLSFYISLMAISYIAHNIEILNHISSDMLTLLISPIPMILIFTMATELQITPHFKFEQILYGSLLAFTYFLTLSYIPFETLSVIISIFILQSSSNLIKKYSLTFKIKKIMHVLKTNKEKALKTSLENEKDIIKL; encoded by the coding sequence ATGCTAGAGTTAGAAAAAGTAAAAACAATTTTTAAAAAATACAATAAATACGAGTTAAACATTGACGAGATTCAAATACCTGAATATGCCCTAATACCCCTTGAAACAGAAAATTCAAAATCCATAATATACATAATTGAAAAACAAAAAATAGAAGAAAATCAAATTTTATCTAAAAATTCAAACATAGAGCTATACACATACTCTCCAATATCTGGAATAGTAGAAAAAATATACACAGCCAACTTTCCAGATGAAAAAAAATTAAAATCAGCATTAATCAAATTTCAAGGAAAAATAAAAACCGAAAAAACACCGATTGAAGAAGGGGTTTCAAGAGAAAAAACCCTAGAAAAATTAATTCAACTGGGAATTCCTTGGTTTAACGAAAATTCTTTATTTCAATTCATAAACAAATGTAAAAAAATAGACAAAATGATTTTATTAACAAACGGAAAAGATATATTTACAAATACTTCAGAAGCACTGATGGCAGAAAAATTAGAAGAGATTTTTTCAGGATTCCAAATAATCGACAAAATATTTAAATTCAAAGAAATAATAATAATATCAAATAAAGATAAACTAAAAAAAGAATTCGAAAAATTGAGTATTTTTAAAAACAGAAAAATAAAAATTAAATCTTTAGAAAATGCATATCCTTATACAAATCATGAAATGATAATGTACTTTTTATACAACAATAAAAATACAAAAGATGATATAAACCCCCACAATAATATTTTATTAGCAAATATTGAAGATCTGTACAATGCAAATCTTGTTATAAAAAATAACAACCCTTATAAAGAAAAATTTATAGCTATAAATGGAAATAAAAAAATAAAAAGCAGAATACTTAAAGTAAAAATTGGAACTTCTTTTAGCCAAATAATTAATGAGAAAATTGATACAAAAAAATATGAAATTTTTTTAAACAACCCAGCCAATAGAATAAAAATCAAAACATTAAACATACCGATAACAAGAGATATTTATAGTCTTACCATATTAAAGAAAAAGTCAATATACGACAAAATTAAAGCATTGTTTATATCCAGTTTTTCACCATTGCAAATGGAAAATATTATTTTTTCATTCTTAAAGAATGAAAAAATAAATAATAACAGCAAATTAAAAATATTTAATTATACAGATAAAGAAGTAGAAGAAGAAATACACAAAGTTCAAAAAGAAATTAAAGGCAAAATTCTAAATGAAAGTCTAATAAATGAGGTAATATACACTGAAAACAATTTAAAAGACATATACTTTGCCATCATACTATCACTATCGCCTAGCCTGATATTTTCTTTCCTAAATAACACAAAATTCATGACAGACACCTTGCTGTTAATATTTATTAGCATAGTAGTCTATATGCCTATAATGCTAAAAATTAATTACAAATGTTTGTCTTTTTTTGTTTACGCCGCCTTAATGGTGAGCATTATATTGCCTTTGGATTTAGAAATTACATTAAAAATAGCCTCCTTATTATTTACTTTTTTAGTATTTTTTTACTTTTTCAGATTATCAGCATTTTTAGCAAATCCCATATTAATTTCTTTTATGTTTTTTGTATTAAATTTTCCAGTAAGTTTTAAGCAAACCTATCAAGAGGAACTTAAAAACTCAAGTTCAATAATTCCAACCTGGAATAAAATAATTGAAGCAAATCCAAATATAAAAAATTTAAAAAGTTTAAATACCTTAACAAGATATGAAAACAAAAAAATAGATGCAATTGAAAACTTCATAAATAAAAACATTTTTTCTGTTTTCAATATAATTGTCACAAGATTTCATATTGAAAGTCTTTTGGGAGTTAATAATGAAAAAAAATTATCTCCAATCTTGCTTTATTTTGGACTCTTATTAATAGTTGGCAAATATATAATTAACAAATTAATACCATTGTCATTTTATATAAGCTTGATGGCAATCTCATACATAGCGCATAATATAGAAATACTAAACCACATCAGCTCAGATATGTTAACATTACTTATCTCTCCAATACCAATGATATTAATATTCACAATGGCAACAGAATTGCAAATAACGCCGCACTTTAAATTTGAGCAAATACTCTACGGATCACTATTGGCATTTACATACTTTTTAACATTAAGCTATATTCCTTTTGAAACTTTATCGGTCATAATATCTATTTTTATCCTACAATCAAGCTCAAACTTAATAAAAAAATATAGCTTAACCTTTAAAATTAAAAAAATAATGCACGTTTTAAAAACAAATAAAGAAAAAGCACTCAAAACCTCTCTAGAAAATGAAAAGGATATAATAAAATTATGA
- the prfB gene encoding peptide chain release factor 2 (programmed frameshift) yields MKEKINALFKQAEDIWRKLDKKEIQAKIEKNEKEINQKNFWNNPKRAQEVIKAQSILKNKIDPWEKLINKIKELGDLCEIVENEKDTSSLEIEFNALEKQYKDLLTISYFKEELDTNNAFLTIHSGAGGTEACDWVTMLYRMYSRYAERKKYKTELIDLLEAEGGIKSVTIEVKGEYAYGLLKSEVGIHRLIRISPFDAAKKRHTSFASVFVDPVIDEKIEIIIKPEDIRIDTYRASGAGGQHVNKTSSAVRITHIETGIVTQSQSDRSQHKNKDMAMKVLKSRLYEYYKSKEDEKNKSKKDTKKEISWGNQIRSYVFQPYNLVKDHRTKFENPNITSVMDGNIDNFIEEYLKWKSLN; encoded by the exons ATGAAAGAAAAAATAAATGCATTATTTAAACAAGCCGAAGACATTTGGAGGAAGCTT GACAAAAAAGAAATTCAAGCTAAAATCGAAAAAAATGAGAAAGAAATAAACCAGAAAAATTTTTGGAATAATCCCAAAAGAGCTCAAGAAGTCATCAAAGCTCAAAGCATCTTAAAAAACAAAATTGATCCGTGGGAAAAGCTAATCAACAAAATAAAAGAATTGGGCGATTTATGCGAAATTGTTGAAAATGAAAAAGATACTAGCAGCTTAGAGATCGAATTTAATGCACTTGAAAAACAATACAAAGATTTACTTACAATTTCCTACTTTAAAGAAGAGCTTGACACAAACAACGCTTTTTTAACTATTCATTCTGGAGCCGGAGGCACTGAAGCATGTGACTGGGTTACAATGCTTTACAGAATGTATTCAAGATATGCTGAGAGAAAAAAATACAAAACAGAGCTTATTGATTTACTTGAAGCAGAAGGTGGAATTAAATCTGTTACAATAGAAGTCAAGGGTGAATATGCCTATGGGCTATTAAAAAGTGAAGTCGGAATACATCGTCTTATAAGAATTTCTCCGTTTGATGCTGCTAAAAAAAGACATACCTCTTTTGCATCAGTATTTGTTGACCCTGTTATTGATGAAAAAATAGAAATAATAATAAAACCAGAAGATATAAGAATTGATACATACAGGGCATCGGGAGCCGGAGGACAACACGTTAACAAAACATCCTCTGCTGTAAGAATAACTCACATTGAAACAGGAATAGTAACTCAATCTCAAAGCGACCGAAGTCAGCACAAAAACAAAGACATGGCAATGAAAGTTTTAAAATCAAGACTTTACGAATACTATAAGAGTAAAGAAGATGAAAAAAACAAATCCAAGAAAGACACAAAAAAAGAAATTTCTTGGGGCAACCAAATAAGATCTTATGTATTTCAACCTTACAATCTAGTAAAAGATCACAGAACAAAATTTGAAAATCCAAACATCACTTCGGTTATGGACGGCAACATAGACAATTTCATAGAAGAGTATTTAAAATGGAAAAGCTTAAACTAG
- the ftsY gene encoding signal recognition particle-docking protein FtsY has product MGILEKIKNLFKSKQQENIIENLEDILLESDINNEIVIEIINKLTKEKNKNEKTIIEKLKEILSNYINTKKFTLENNKLNILLIVGINGIGKTSSIAKIANKLKNEGKNILISAADTFRAAAIEQMKIYGEQIGIRIISQNQGSDPSAVIFDSISSAKLKNYDALIIDTAGRLQNKENLIKELQKINNVILKQTKNTDINYQKILVIDSTIGKNANSQAEIFNKAIEIDGIIITKLDSSSRAGTIINISKILEKPIYFTTFGEKLEDIKEFDINEYLNKLL; this is encoded by the coding sequence TTGGGCATTTTAGAAAAAATAAAAAATTTATTTAAAAGCAAACAACAAGAAAATATTATTGAAAATTTAGAAGACATTTTATTAGAATCGGACATTAATAATGAAATTGTAATAGAAATAATAAATAAATTAACAAAAGAAAAAAATAAAAACGAAAAAACTATTATTGAAAAACTAAAAGAAATTTTAAGTAATTATATTAACACAAAAAAATTTACTCTAGAAAATAATAAATTAAACATTTTGTTAATAGTAGGCATAAATGGAATTGGAAAAACATCAAGCATAGCAAAAATTGCAAATAAATTAAAAAATGAAGGCAAAAATATATTAATATCGGCTGCTGATACATTCAGAGCAGCTGCAATTGAACAAATGAAAATTTATGGCGAACAAATCGGAATCAGAATAATATCTCAAAACCAAGGAAGCGATCCATCAGCTGTGATATTCGACAGCATCTCAAGCGCTAAGCTTAAAAATTACGATGCATTAATTATTGACACAGCCGGAAGATTGCAAAATAAAGAAAATTTAATAAAAGAGCTTCAAAAAATAAACAATGTAATATTAAAGCAAACAAAAAACACCGACATCAATTACCAAAAAATACTTGTAATAGATTCTACTATTGGGAAAAATGCAAATAGCCAAGCAGAAATTTTTAACAAAGCAATAGAAATAGACGGAATAATAATTACTAAACTTGATTCATCTTCCAGAGCGGGCACAATAATAAATATTTCAAAAATTCTTGAAAAGCCTATATACTTTACTACATTTGGAGAAAAACTAGAAGATATTAAAGAATTTGATATCAATGAATATCTTAATAAATTGCTATGA
- a CDS encoding ABC transporter permease, which translates to MGIRNFLLKRLILEEKNSLALTIVIILSITLGEIIIILTISIMNGFQNDFFLSITNVESGNLKIENELTQEEIKEIKKIEGIKHINKIYETQGIGIQNYYYPTILNIIAVDIKDLKKDQNFISFTGLEKDELDLKENEIIIGNVLSHNFNLFENDTLELIITDEIKNLISLENDIKSFKIKSIFKSNYAKINETLIFMNIDYFIKNKILHNSSINYQVKTKNLNPSNKLIEKIKAVNPKIKAKTWNEYNKEFYKILKIERNTMLTILASIFIVIAVNTYYLQKRIIINKNKAILILLAIGLRIKKIKQIFFIHSIIICTTGGLIGLILGIYISSNINEILKIIDNLVNTLINFLNQILALKIDGIKIQIVKNIITPKLFLSDLAFTFCFACFSTIYSSVKATKKIGSSQKNIETINGL; encoded by the coding sequence ATGGGTATAAGAAATTTTTTGCTTAAAAGATTGATTTTAGAAGAAAAAAATAGCCTAGCCCTCACAATTGTAATAATATTAAGTATTACTTTAGGTGAAATAATAATTATCCTAACAATATCAATCATGAATGGTTTTCAAAACGATTTTTTTCTTAGCATTACAAATGTAGAAAGTGGAAACTTAAAGATAGAAAATGAACTTACTCAAGAAGAAATCAAAGAAATTAAAAAGATTGAAGGGATAAAACATATAAATAAAATATACGAAACACAAGGCATTGGAATTCAAAATTATTATTATCCAACTATTTTAAATATCATTGCTGTTGATATTAAAGATCTCAAAAAAGACCAAAATTTTATTTCATTTACAGGACTTGAAAAAGATGAACTGGATCTTAAAGAGAATGAGATCATTATTGGAAATGTACTCTCTCACAATTTCAACTTATTCGAAAATGATACCCTAGAATTAATAATAACCGATGAAATAAAAAACCTTATATCATTAGAAAATGATATAAAAAGCTTTAAAATAAAATCGATTTTCAAAAGCAATTATGCAAAAATAAATGAAACTTTAATTTTTATGAATATAGACTATTTCATTAAAAATAAAATTTTACATAATTCTAGCATCAATTACCAAGTAAAAACAAAAAATTTAAATCCAAGTAACAAATTAATAGAAAAGATCAAAGCTGTTAATCCAAAAATTAAAGCAAAAACTTGGAATGAATATAATAAAGAATTCTATAAAATATTGAAAATAGAACGAAATACAATGTTAACCATTTTAGCAAGCATTTTCATTGTTATTGCTGTTAATACATATTATCTTCAAAAAAGAATAATAATAAACAAAAATAAAGCTATTTTAATACTATTGGCCATAGGACTTAGAATAAAAAAAATAAAGCAAATTTTTTTTATTCACTCAATAATAATCTGCACTACAGGAGGACTTATTGGGCTAATACTGGGAATTTATATTTCCTCAAATATAAATGAAATTTTAAAAATAATTGACAATCTGGTAAACACTTTAATAAATTTTTTAAATCAAATATTGGCTTTAAAAATAGATGGCATTAAAATACAAATAGTTAAAAATATAATTACTCCTAAATTATTTTTAAGCGATTTAGCATTTACTTTCTGCTTTGCATGCTTTTCTACAATATATTCAAGCGTGAAGGCAACAAAAAAAATTGGAAGTAGTCAAAAAAACATTGAAACTATTAATGGGTTGTAA
- a CDS encoding ABC transporter ATP-binding protein has protein sequence MENILIIKNLCKAYKKNETKIQVIENLNLTVEKGEFISIQGKSGCGKSTLFNMISGIDKIDSGEIISCGIFLKNANEKTLSLYKNRQIGLVFQNYNLINEFNVIENISLPKIISGQEAKETINKKAFDLMKILKIENRANHYPSELSGGESQRVAIARALINEPNIILCDEPTGNLDLSTAKTVENLLINTAKSFKKTLILVSHNPQFANKADSKYEFKDRTLKKL, from the coding sequence ATGGAAAATATATTAATTATAAAAAATCTTTGCAAAGCATATAAAAAAAATGAAACAAAAATTCAAGTAATAGAAAATTTAAACTTAACTGTAGAAAAAGGTGAATTTATTTCAATTCAAGGAAAAAGTGGTTGTGGAAAATCAACTCTTTTTAATATGATTTCAGGAATTGATAAAATAGATTCTGGAGAGATAATATCGTGTGGAATATTTTTGAAAAATGCAAATGAAAAAACATTAAGTTTATATAAAAACAGACAAATAGGTTTAGTATTTCAAAATTATAATTTAATAAATGAATTTAATGTAATTGAAAATATAAGTTTACCCAAAATCATCTCAGGCCAAGAAGCAAAAGAAACAATAAATAAAAAAGCTTTCGATTTAATGAAAATATTAAAAATAGAAAACAGAGCAAATCATTACCCTTCAGAACTCTCGGGAGGCGAATCACAAAGGGTTGCTATTGCTAGAGCGTTAATCAATGAGCCTAATATAATATTGTGTGATGAACCTACGGGAAATTTAGACTTAAGCACAGCTAAAACTGTAGAAAATCTACTTATCAATACAGCAAAAAGTTTTAAAAAAACCTTAATATTGGTTAGTCATAACCCCCAATTTGCAAACAAAGCGGATTCAAAATATGAATTCAAAGACAGGACATTAAAAAAACTATGA
- a CDS encoding ABC transporter permease, with translation MILKLPEITKIAYLIFKNSINKIALIGSGISLSLVMIPLIIVYYMSSNIMASTINKYIESEGFSMQIEYNDTNKTHYLKDRLSSFKKKYNYKDLNYFFEKRTYGIIGNNKKQGVLIRAIENKFILENKSIKLIKGTNNLKKDSILISSQIKNKLNLNLNEKIDILIPNIKNNKIMPRIKKFNISGIIETGLKDIDNNLVLISFENENLMSKNFSKSIVGLKTNSNSIKNNEILKQNLENKFQEFQIKTFYELYSNKYNNLDISKKLLIFIMALIIIFASINISSSLSMLIFENKKKIAILKSIGMNNLNIKIIFLLISLTLSTTFCGIGIIIGNYLTLKISYLINFIDNVLNFFLKIFGEENSEILNSEYYVSEFQIHLSISFSLTLLGLYMLINILTTLIPLNIVSNLKEKEILR, from the coding sequence ATGATACTAAAGCTACCAGAAATTACAAAAATTGCGTATTTAATTTTTAAAAATTCAATAAATAAAATAGCTTTAATAGGTTCTGGAATATCATTAAGTTTAGTAATGATTCCATTAATTATTGTCTACTACATGTCTAGTAACATCATGGCTTCTACTATCAATAAATACATTGAAAGTGAAGGATTTTCAATGCAAATAGAATACAACGATACAAATAAAACTCATTACTTAAAAGACAGATTAAGTTCATTTAAAAAAAAATATAATTACAAGGATTTAAATTATTTTTTTGAGAAAAGAACTTATGGAATTATTGGAAACAATAAAAAACAAGGTGTATTAATAAGAGCAATAGAAAATAAATTCATATTGGAAAACAAATCAATAAAATTAATAAAAGGTACTAACAATTTAAAAAAGGATTCTATACTCATTTCAAGTCAAATAAAAAATAAACTTAATTTAAATCTTAATGAAAAAATTGACATTTTGATTCCAAATATAAAAAACAATAAAATAATGCCCAGAATAAAAAAGTTTAATATCTCAGGAATAATTGAAACCGGACTAAAAGATATTGATAACAATTTAGTATTGATTTCTTTTGAAAACGAAAATTTAATGTCAAAAAATTTTTCAAAAAGCATAGTTGGACTTAAAACAAATTCTAATTCCATAAAAAACAATGAAATCTTAAAACAGAATTTAGAAAATAAATTTCAAGAATTCCAAATAAAAACATTCTATGAACTTTACTCAAATAAATATAATAATCTAGATATAAGTAAAAAACTTTTAATATTCATTATGGCTTTGATTATAATATTTGCAAGCATCAATATATCTTCGTCCCTTTCAATGCTTATTTTTGAAAATAAAAAGAAAATTGCAATACTAAAATCAATTGGAATGAATAATTTAAACATAAAAATAATATTTCTTTTGATATCGCTCACATTAAGCACTACCTTTTGCGGAATTGGAATAATAATTGGGAATTATTTAACACTTAAAATATCTTATTTAATAAACTTTATTGATAATGTTTTAAACTTTTTTTTAAAAATATTTGGAGAAGAAAATTCTGAAATATTAAACTCAGAATATTACGTATCTGAATTTCAAATACATTTAAGCATAAGCTTTAGCTTAACACTTCTTGGATTGTATATGTTAATAAACATTTTAACTACACTGATTCCGCTTAACATTGTTTCAAATCTAAAAGAAAAAGAAATCTTAAGATAG